The genomic DNA ACAGGTCATACCAGCGCACGTATCCATCGCTTCCACCCGAAAGCAGGATACTTGCGTCCTGTACGAGCGACATCGCATGGAtctgcgtcgcctgcggcgcggcgccgacgggGTCGATCGCGTAGCCTTTGCGTGTTTCCCGCAGAGCCTGTGCCGGCTCAAAGAGCGAGCGTCGGTGCTGGATCGCGGAAATgtacgcgtcgagcgtggccggcgcctcgggctgcgCAGGCACGCCCTCGGCCATCTCCACGTCCtccttgagcagctccCCACGCTCCAtaccgcgtcgtcgtcgacagATCACGTGGGTCGGGTATGAGGCGCTACGAGACGAGCGGGCGCGTGAGCGCctggcggccgccgaccaacgcagcgccggcgaggcccAGGGCCGCAGGGCAGACTATGTAAAAGGGCGTGCCTACCCAGTGGAAAAGTGCCAGGGCCTCCAGCGCGTAGATGCtcgcgaggagcgtcgtgtcggcgaccgacggcgactggaggcgcttggcgagcttGCCCCAGAGGCacgcgaggagcgcccACGGGCCGAAGaagacggcgagcgccgcggcgaggctCACAGCCTTGGGCGGCATCGTCTGCCACGGCTCGGTCGCAAAGGTGTGGAAGTGCTCCGGCCAGGGCACAAAGCCGTCCTTGGCTTCGGcgatgctgcgctgcgacgGCTTCTCTGCCGGGAAGCGTGCGAGGAGGGCCGCGCTAAACTCGAGCTGGAGAAAGGGGATGAcggccgcgtcgagtgccgacgcggcgtccggcgcaaACGACCCGAGGAGCAGCGAGAGCTGGAAGGGGTGGTTGGGGCCTGCGTCGACGAGTTTCTGCTTGACGCTCGCGTGCAGCTTGTCCATACGAAGGCTCCACGTCGcactcgcgctcgagccgcgcaCACGCACCGGCCACAccgccgagtgcgccgcgtcctggGCGGTGGTGTCCGAGAGCACGACCCACGCCTGGTGGGGCACGAGGTCCTCCTTCACCGCCTCTCCCTGACCGTCTGCAATGGTAAACGCAAACTTGATTACGTCGTCCGGCtccgcggcgaggagcgcaggcTGGACACTCGCCTTGGAGGCGTACTTTTCCGAGAGgcggggcgcgccgtcAAAGGACTGCACAGAGAGACGCGCATTCGTGATATCGTACGATCCCGAGGCACAcacaagcgccgcaagacacagcgcagcgagctgccATGCACGGACAATTTTGTGCATCTTGGTCGTGGAGCGGAAGCCGGCGCTCCAccgggccgtgcgctggccACGTCGACGGCTTAGTCAGCTTTTCCGTGATTGGCCCGGGGTAGGATGCATGGCGGGGAAGAGGGCCGGAGCGCACGCCTTCCCTCATCCACCATGACTCTCGACACGCAGTTCGACACCGCCGTGAACATCATCAAGAACCTGCCCAAGAACGGTCCCCTGAAGGTCAACCAGGCCCAGCAGCTCAAGGTGTACTCGCTCTACAAGCAGGCCACCGAGGGTGACATCAACACCCAGCGCCCTGGTCTCCTCGACCAGACCGGCCGCTACAAGTGGGACGCCTGGAACAGCGTCAAGGGCAAGTCCTCGGAGGACGCCAAGAAGGAGTACGTCCAGCTGTTCTTTGAGCTCTTTGAGCCTGTCAAGGGTACGTTGCTCCACTCACACAGACGACCTCGAGTACTCGAAGCACATCGAGGCGGTCAAGAACGCTGCCTAATGGCACGGTACATAGAAACATGCGCCGGGGTATCTATTTCTAATACAATGGTTAATCCCAGTCGAGCTCGttgtcgagctgctcgagcgacggcgcgggctTGGGCTCGcttgcgccggccgtgccggccgcgccagacgcgaggtgctgctggaaggcgaccgccgcggcctggtAGCCGCCGTGGTCGATTGCCGCACCGTCCTCGCTGGTGGGCATGCGCTCCTTTGCGCGGTCGTCACGGATCATGCTCGGATCTACGCGTCCGTCCTCGCCTTCGACCTGCAGCATGAGCTGGGGCGTCTTGGCCTCGATGACCTGTGTCAGCTTCGCTGCGTACATAGGGGTTGTCACAGTGGGGGCAAAACTCGTCCGCCTCTTCGTACTGCGCCATGTCCTTGCGAAAGGCGCGCCTGCACTTCTTGCACAGAAACGCCAGCTCGGTCGTCTTGGCGAGCGGATGcgactcgcgctcggcgtggcaCTCGGGGCACTGCGTTAGTTTTGCGACCTACATCAAAGAACTTGCGACAGCATGGCGCACGAACCGCGACTTGCGCGTTCAGGATATGCTTGCTGCGTCAGACACGCCACCTACCACATTCGTGTTGgaacgcgacgccgcagctGTTGCCAACATTTCCGCGTGACCTACAAGGAGGAACCCAAAATGCGCGGCTCGCTTTCTCGTCCAgcatgtcgcgcagcgcccccACGCAGGAGCTGCATTTTGTCATTGGCGGTGTGGGCttcctcggcacgcacaTCGTGAATGCGCTCGTGAAGCGTGGCGAAAAGGCTGTGGCTGTGTTTGACCTGCGTGAGCCGGaagagcgcacgccgggTGTGCAGTACTACGACGGCGACCTGAcgagccgcgcgtcgctcacgcGCGCGATTGCCAACGCGCAGGAGGACATTGGCGGAGAGAAGCGCTCGGTTGTGGTGTATCACACTGCAAGCCCTGTCgctggcctcggcgcggcggtctACGAAAAGGTCAACGTCAAGGGCACCGAGACCGTCCTGCACGTCTGCAAGGACGCTGCGAACAACGTCGCAAAACTCATCTtcacctcgagcgcgggcgTGGTGTTTACTGGCCGCGACCTGAACTatgtcgacgagcgcctgcagtACCCGCTCGTGCCAATGGATGCGTACAACGACACCAaggcccgcgccgagcaggccgtCCTTGCCGCGAACGACCCCGAGGGCCTCCAGAccgttgcgctgcgccctgCCGGTATCTTTGGCCCCGGCGACCGCCAGGCGCTGCCCGGCTTCTTCAACGTAGTCGAGTCCGGCCGCACCAAGTTCCAGATCGGCAAGAACCAAAACCTCTTTGACTGGACGTACGTCGAGAACGTCGCCCACGCGCACCTCCTGGCGTCCGActgcctcggcgtgcgcggcggcccgAATGCGCGCCCTGCGAAGGAGTACgactcggcgctgctcctctCCGAGCACCTGTCccaccgcgcgctcggcgaggaggaggtcGGCCTCTACCGCGATGTCCccgtctcgctcgagcgccaggacgtgcctgcgcccgcgaccgactttgcgcgcgcgcaccagCCGCGCATCAAGGACCGCaccggcctcgacgagcgcgtcgtcttCCGCAACCGCTTTGACCCTCTTTTCCACCACGCAAGCCCCGGGCTGCCGTCCGGCGGCAACCCCCGCCCCAAGGTACACTCGCTCGCGAaaccgcgcctcggcgcgggcggcgaggcCTTCTTTATTACGAACGGCCAGCCGGTCGCGTTCTGGGACTTTCCGCGCGCGCTGTGGTACCGCTACAACGGCACGGTGGTCACTAAGGACAATGCATTTgtgctcggcctgcagTTTGCGCTGATCATCGCGTTCCTCGCCGAGTGCTACTCGTGGATTACGGGGCGCCCGGTGCAGTTCACGCGCTACCGCGTGACGTAcacggcctgcgcgcgtTACTACAACATCGAGAAGGCCCGCCGTATCCTGGGCTACGAACCGCTAATTGGTATGGAAGAGGCGATCGACCGCAGCGTTGCGTGGTGGAAGAAAGACCACcccgtcgagcagcgcgccaacGAGTCGGCCAAGACCAAGTAGAGCCACGTGATGTAGTGGGACAGGTTGCGatggacggcgcgccgcggcgcagcaagTGGGACGTGGTCGAGGACCGGCGCGCGgacgcgcaggccgcggccgctcagcgcgaggcacgcgcaaaggaggcggcgcgtgcagcgctcgccaagcggcggcggccagaagcgccgcgcagtgGGCCGATGCACGTCATGCCGCCTCGCAGCGCCTATCCGCGGATTGCGGGGTGCCGCTCCGTGTCGGAATTCGAGCGACTGAATAGGATCGAAGAGGGGTCGTACGGGAtcgtgtcgcgcgcgcgcaacAAGAAAACGGGCGAAATTGTGGCGCTTAAGCAACTCAAGCTCGACAAGGAGAAGCAGGGCTTCCCCATCACGTCCCTGCGCGAGATTCacacgctgctcgaggcgcggcaccCGCACATTGTCGAGCTCAAAGAGCTCGTTGTCGGCGACACGCTGAGCCAGGTCTACCTCGTGATGGAGTttgtcgagcacgacctcaagacgctcctcggcacgatgcgcacgccctTTCTCCAGTCGGAGATCAAGACGCTGATGCAGCAGCTCTTGTCGGCCGTCGCACTGATGCACTCGCGCTGGAtcgtgcaccgcgaccTGAAGACGTCGAATCTGCTCATGACGAACCGGGGGCGCATCAAGATTGCCGACTTTGGCCTCGCACGCCTCTTTGGCGATCCACTGGAAGAGAtgacggcgctcgtcgtcacGCTATGGTACCGCGCccccgagctgctgctgggcACGCCGGTCTATGATACCGCGGTGGACATGTGGTCGGTCGGCTGCATCTttggcgagctcctgcTAAAGGAGCCGCTCTTTCAAGGCAAGAACGAGACGGACCAGCTCGCACGCATCTTTcggctgctcggccgcccGAGCGAGGCACAGTGGCCGAGCTACATGGGGCTCCCACACGCACAAAAGTGGGGCAAGGCGGGGCCCACGCACAGCATCCTGCACCACCAGTTCCGCTACTcgaccgaggcgacgctcgacctcctcgagcgcctgcttaCGTACGAccccgcgcagcgcatcacCGCCgaagcggcgctgcagcacccCTACTTTACCGAGTCGCCTTTACCGGCGCACCCAGATAGCTTCGGGAGCTTcccctcggcggcggccggcgagaagcggcggcacgcgtcgcccgacgcgccgcaccggccCACCAAGTCGACCGCCTACGCGCTCGAATTCGACCTGTAGCGTGGAGGCGCCGATTTGTCAGCGCTTGCCACTCGACTCGAtgctctttgcgcgccCCTCCCTTAcgatgcgtgcgctgcgcgctgcgcaggcgccgcggtACGTGCGTGCGTTCGGCACGTCCATCCCCGTGCGTTCTGAGGACCTGTCGACGCCCGAGGCGAAACAGAACCGCATCATTTCGATCCTCACGGAAAAGTTTACGCCCGAGGACCTGCAGGTGCAGGACATTAGCGGTATGCATCGAAactgacgcaggcggcTGTGGCTCATTCTTTGCGATCATGCTCAAGTCACCCGCATTCACGGGCAAGTCGACGATCCAGGCACATCGCATGGTGAACAAGGAGATCAAGGACGTGATCTCGGACATCCACGGACTGCAGCTCAAGACGGTCGCGTCGGAGAAGTAGACGCTCATACCCTACGCACTATTGGCACCCGAGCTGCGGGCGTTTTTCGGCTGGATGGGGTACAGCTTGACGTAGGACGGGCGCATCGCATGGGCGAGACACTGCGGCGGACTCCACGACACCGCAAGGTTGCTCTGCGCCTGAAAGggggcgagcgcggcgagcgcggcgtgtgcgtgcTCGACATGCATAAAGTCCACGTCCACGACGTACTCCGGGCCATAGTACACCTCGGCCAGCAGGTGCACCGGGCCGTagcacgcggcgagctgtccgacgagctgcatgagtcgagcgacgtaccgaCAGCGAAAAgttggcgcggcgcgacgcgcgggGGTGCTTCACCGAGTGCTGGCTGACGAGCTCTGCGAGGCCAGCGGGGCGCGCAGACATGTCCCAGAGCGCACGGAGCTGCACCCCGGTACCCcactcggcgaggcggaagcgcagcgtcgcgggcgTGTGCACCAGCTCCATGCACAGGTAGATGCCGTAGAAACGCGCATAGGGCATGCTATCCAGCACCGCCTGGGCGTACGTCTCGTGCACAAAGCTTGCCAGCGCGCCTGTCACCCATCCTGACTGTGGGCAGAGGAGaagctcgacgtgcgcgaccggcgcccACGTCGAGAGGTGGGCGAGCAAGTCCAGCTCAAACGAATGGCTTGGCTGCGTGCCAAAGGGGAAACCGTGTATATACAACACCACACATATCTGCAGCCTGTTTGCtccgccaaggcgcgcaaagAAGGGGGGCATCGCCTCGGGAGGCGCACTCGAGGGGGGTCGCATCGTGTGAGCCACGATACGGTATCGGTTGGGGGCATAAACTACCGCGGTTTATATGCGTGGGTCAGCACAGGGTGCGGTCGGAAAAGAGGCGGGTCGGGCCGCTCCGCACAGTCACAGGcggatcggcggcgcgtggcgcggtCCATCGCGACCTCGTCAGAGGGTCGCTCTCCGACCTGGTCCCTGCGCCATGTGGAGGAAGAAGGATGGTATTTTTTTGGTTTTCGTCCCACGTCGGAAAAAGTTTCGGGTATGGTACATCGATCGTGCGACATCGTCCacgtgcgtcgcgcacgacgcgcatCGTAGAAGCATCGTAATGCGTGTCGGGAAGGCAGCGACTTTTTTGTTTTTTTTGTAGCATGCATCGCATGAGGTATTACGCCGAGACGGCGTTCGgctgcgacgaggcggcgaccgcggcaaagtcgcgcgacgagggcgagctcggcgcagggACGTTGTTCTCctgcgacggcgtcgcgggcgccTCAGCAGCGGGCGCCTCAGCAGCGGGCGCCTCAGcagcgggcgcaggcgcctcctcgcgctcgggcgacttggccttgggcgccttggggggcgcaggcgcgctcAGGATCGCGGAAAAGTTGGCCTTGGTAGCAGgcttcgcctcggcgtccgactcgttcggcgtcgcgtcgctcgactcggGGCGGGCACCGCCGGGGAGCGCGGGGAACTCGTCGCTGttcggcacgcgctgcaccgtcttgcggccggcgtgcgtgggcgcagcgccgcggcgcgcacccttgccgcgcgcactgttggcgctcgaggcgcgggCGTTGCGGGCCTGGCTGGTCTTTTTACCTTGGCCGCTGGCGGCGTTCGGCGAGTCGGGCGCGTCCGTAGCGCggtcggctgcggcgctgctctgcgcgcggcggggcggGGCGGCCTTGGTCTTGCCGTCCTCGTT from Malassezia japonica chromosome 1, complete sequence includes the following:
- a CDS encoding uncharacterized protein (TransMembrane:3 (n7-18c23/24o220-241i253-272o278-296i); COG:O; SECRETED:SignalP(1-23); EggNog:ENOG503NWUX), translating into MHKIVRAWQLAALCLAALVCASGSYDITNARLSVQSFDGAPRLSEKYASKASVQPALLAAEPDDVIKFAFTIADGQGEAVKEDLVPHQAWVVLSDTTAQDAAHSAVWPVRVRGSSASATWSLRMDKLHASVKQKLVDAGPNHPFQLSLLLGSFAPDAASALDAAVIPFLQLEFSAALLARFPAEKPSQRSIAEAKDGFVPWPEHFHTFATEPWQTMPPKAVSLAAALAVFFGPWALLACLWGKLAKRLQSPSVADTTLLASIYALEALALFHWVGTPFYIVCPAALGLAGAALVGGRQALTRPLVS
- the ERG26 gene encoding 3beta-hydroxysteroid-4alpha-carboxylate 3-dehydrogenas(decarboxylating) (TransMembrane:1 (o384-405i); COG:E; COG:I; EggNog:ENOG503NWMM); this translates as MSRSAPTQELHFVIGGVGFLGTHIVNALVKRGEKAVAVFDLREPEERTPGVQYYDGDLTSRASLTRAIANAQEDIGGEKRSVVVYHTASPVAGLGAAVYEKVNVKGTETVLHVCKDAANNVAKLIFTSSAGVVFTGRDLNYVDERLQYPLVPMDAYNDTKARAEQAVLAANDPEGLQTVALRPAGIFGPGDRQALPGFFNVVESGRTKFQIGKNQNLFDWTYVENVAHAHLLASDCLGVRGGPNARPAKEYDSALLLSEHLSHRALGEEEVGLYRDVPVSLERQDVPAPATDFARAHQPRIKDRTGLDERVVFRNRFDPLFHHASPGLPSGGNPRPKVHSLAKPRLGAGGEAFFITNGQPVAFWDFPRALWYRYNGTVVTKDNAFVLGLQFALIIAFLAECYSWITGRPVQFTRYRVTYTACARYYNIEKARRILGYEPLIGMEEAIDRSVAWWKKDHPVEQRANESAKTK
- a CDS encoding uncharacterized protein (COG:S; EggNog:ENOG503P3UA), giving the protein MCKHILNAQVAFFDCPECHAERESHPLAKTTELAFLCKKCRRAFRKDMAQYEEADEFCPHCDNPYVIEAKTPQLMLQVEGEDGRVDPSMIRDDRAKERMPTSEDGAAIDHGGYQAAAVAFQQHLASGAAGTAGASEPKPAPSLEQLDNELDWD
- the ACB1 gene encoding acyl-CoA-binding protein (ACBP)/diazepam binding inhibitor (DBI)/endozepine (EP) (EggNog:ENOG503P6WC; COG:I) encodes the protein MTLDTQFDTAVNIIKNLPKNGPLKVNQAQQLKVYSLYKQATEGDINTQRPGLLDQTGRYKWDAWNSVKGKSSEDAKKEYVQLFFELFEPVKDDLEYSKHIEAVKNAA
- a CDS encoding cyclin-dependent kinase (EggNog:ENOG503Q10H; COG:T), translated to MDGAPRRSKWDVVEDRRADAQAAAAQREARAKEAARAALAKRRRPEAPRSGPMHVMPPRSAYPRIAGCRSVSEFERLNRIEEGSYGIVSRARNKKTGEIVALKQLKLDKEKQGFPITSLREIHTLLEARHPHIVELKELVVGDTLSQVYLVMEFVEHDLKTLLGTMRTPFLQSEIKTLMQQLLSAVALMHSRWIVHRDLKTSNLLMTNRGRIKIADFGLARLFGDPLEEMTALVVTLWYRAPELLLGTPVYDTAVDMWSVGCIFGELLLKEPLFQGKNETDQLARIFRLLGRPSEAQWPSYMGLPHAQKWGKAGPTHSILHHQFRYSTEATLDLLERLLTYDPAQRITAEAALQHPYFTESPLPAHPDSFGSFPSAAAGEKRRHASPDAPHRPTKSTAYALEFDL
- a CDS encoding uncharacterized protein (EggNog:ENOG503P6KX; COG:T), producing the protein MLFARPSLTMRALRAAQAPRYVRAFGTSIPVRSEDLSTPEAKQNRIISILTEKFTPEDLQVQDISGGCGSFFAIMLKSPAFTGKSTIQAHRMVNKEIKDVISDIHGLQLKTVASEK